In the genome of Nocardia sp. NBC_00416, one region contains:
- a CDS encoding 1,4-dihydroxy-2-naphthoate polyprenyltransferase: MATAAQWLEGARPRTLPNAIAPVLAGTGAAAAVDGAVWWKALLALGVSMALIIGVNYANDYSDGIRGTDDERVGPLRLVGSGLASPAAVRGAAIASLAVGAVLGLVLAVLTAWWLVLIGAVCLAGAWFYTGGSKPYGYSGFGEIAVFVFFGLVAVLGTEFVQARRIDWVGVALAIGVGAFSSAVLVANNLRDIPTDTETGKTTLAVKLGDTRTRTLHLVLLAVPFVMTLVLLARTPWALAGLLAVPLAVRANAPVRADRGGLELIPALRDTGLAMLAWSALTAVALWLGA; this comes from the coding sequence ATGGCAACCGCAGCACAATGGCTCGAGGGCGCCCGGCCCAGAACTCTGCCGAACGCGATCGCCCCCGTGCTGGCCGGTACCGGCGCGGCGGCGGCCGTCGACGGCGCGGTCTGGTGGAAAGCGCTCCTGGCGCTGGGTGTTTCGATGGCGCTCATCATCGGCGTCAACTACGCCAACGACTATTCCGATGGGATCCGCGGTACCGACGACGAACGAGTCGGTCCGCTGCGCCTGGTCGGTTCCGGACTCGCCTCCCCCGCCGCGGTGCGTGGCGCGGCGATCGCGAGCCTGGCCGTCGGCGCGGTACTCGGTCTGGTGCTGGCGGTGCTGACAGCCTGGTGGTTGGTGCTGATCGGCGCGGTGTGCCTGGCCGGCGCCTGGTTCTACACCGGCGGTAGCAAACCCTACGGCTACAGCGGTTTCGGCGAGATCGCCGTCTTCGTGTTCTTCGGTCTGGTGGCGGTACTGGGCACGGAGTTCGTGCAGGCCCGGCGGATCGACTGGGTGGGGGTGGCGCTGGCGATCGGGGTGGGCGCGTTCTCCAGCGCGGTGCTGGTCGCCAACAATCTGCGCGATATCCCCACCGATACCGAGACCGGTAAGACCACACTGGCCGTGAAACTGGGCGATACCCGCACTCGCACGCTGCACCTGGTGCTGCTGGCCGTCCCGTTCGTGATGACGCTGGTACTACTGGCTCGCACCCCCTGGGCGCTGGCGGGATTGCTGGCCGTACCACTGGCCGTACGCGCGAACGCCCCGGTCCGGGCGGACCGGGGCGGACTGGAACTGATCCCCGCGCTGCGCGATACGGGCCTCGCCATGCTGGCCTGGTCGGCACTCACCGCGGTAGCCCTCTGGCTGGGCGCCTGA